GGGTCTCCTTCCGCGGCGCGGTCCGCCCCTCCCCGTTCCGGCTCCCCTTATCGCGGGCCCATCCGCCCGGTCGCctccgcgtctcctccaccgtcgTCGCTCTCCACAAGCGCAACCCCAAGCGGCTCAAGTACGCCGCCGAGCGCCAGTTCAAGGTACTTTCTGCCTCCAGcgcctcctcctctttcttttcccagTCCCACGGAACCACGCTCGCCTTTCGCGGGCTTTCTGCCTTTCTGGAGCTGACTGCTATGCGCGACACGAAGAGAGAGGACACCGGGATGCTGCGGGTGAAGGTGGAGCCCTCCGGCGAGGACTTCTGGAAGCTGGACCCGGTTATCGACCTCATCAATCGCGGCGCCTTCGGGGTGATCCCTACTGACACCGTGTACGCTCTTCCGCTTCACTTGGCCGTTTTTTTTTAGTTTCGTATGAAGAATCACACATACCTACCGAATTTATGTAATAGTGGCactgtagcagcagcagcaatgtcaacatttgcaaataatttctATGCGCATGCTTTGTTGCATGTTCTTTGTTTTGGGGTAGCTTTAGTTTCACTGAATTAGAGTCTAGGAAAAATAGCACGGTGAGATTGATGACCTGCATATGTGCATAAGTGCATTTATCCTATTTGATTGTGTGGGTTCTGTTGACCATATtctagttttttttccttttctatttgaTCTATGCTCTGTTGGACACAAATAACATGGAGTGATACTTTTGACAGCTACTCCATCGTCTGTGATCTGAGTAACAATGAATCTATTGAGCGCCTTCGCAGGTAAATTCATTTCTTTGACCAGTTTGGTAGTATGAGTGATCAAATCCAATCTTTTCTCACTCTCTTAGACATGAAGCAAGGCATTTCATCTCTAACTGCTATTATATGCTTGTTCTCAATGCAGAGTGAAAGGCATTGGAGACTCAAAGGCATGAATATCACAGCTACGAAATCAATTTGAGTCAAGATTTTTCTGCAACGAAATATTACTTGCAGAGTGTAGTTTCCCGTCTGCATATGCACCGTGTTCTTATACAAATTCTGAATTATGCAGCCTCTCAGCATCCTGTGTCGCTCATTACGTGATATCGATACCTACACAACAGGATTTCCTCGAGGTACCAACCAAGGGCAAGCTAACATTTTCCGTGCTGTCAAGCGTGTAATACCTGGGCCTGTAAGGATATGTTCTTATTCACCTTGTACTGCATTTTGTACTTGATTACTACACAAGTAACTTGGTTATTTTAATCATCTGCAGTACACCTTTATTTTACCTGCAACCAAGCAATTTCCCAAACAATGCATTAGGCATGGTTCTTCCACAAGGTATGCAAAAAGGAGACAGGTTGGCGTCCGAATTCCAGATGATCCCATCTGCCAGGCAATATTGCAAAATTTGGATGAACCTTTGATCTGCACAAGGTTTGTATTATAACTCAAGTCTTCTCTTACTTTTGCTTCCTGTTCCCACCTGTGGTCTAGTGGGATTATGGTGTATAAGATCATAGGATCTGGAACTGAAAATGCAACAAAGTAGTATGTCTGCCATATTGCTGGATGTCCCGTTAGAAGGAAGTAATTTATGCTTTGCTTGCTTGTATGAGCATTCTCAATACTTCTTACTTCACTATGTATGCCACATGGCTCTCTGTCTCTCCATATTGTGGTTAACTACattaagaaaagaagaaagtaTTTTACTTGAAATTATAGAACAATTTCCGTGCTGTTCATCATTGATTTTGTTAGTATTTATAATAATCATATGTTCCCTTAGTATTTGTGAGGAAGTGGttattatatataaaataattggTATCATGGTGCCATCTTGTTGTTCCCAAGTTCTATAATCATTCTTCATTTCCTTCATTTATAGTGTCAAATATCTATCAGAGGATGAATGGATACTTGATCCAGTAATCATTGCCGATCTCTATGAGCCACTGGTATCTTCTTCAGTCTTAACGTTATACATGAAACTCTGTATTCTAATTGTTGGTACCACCATCATAGTTTCGCTTCTCTTAGGGCAAGTTAGCTTGTATCTGAATCGTTGTTATCTACAATTCTCTTATATGATGTACAAGAATTGGTGATTGGTTAGAGATTATTGCTGAAAAAAGTTTCCATCTGTCTCCTCTTTCCATCAGTTTCCATAccatgaattatatttataAACAATTGCTTGCCTGGAGATACCAGCCACTCAGTCATATGAGTGTATTCTAGAAAAAAATTCTATTTCCAGTAACTGTAGCTGCAAATAAATGTGTATTGAAGTAGTTTTCTTTAAAACATGCATAAAATGGTAACAGATCACTGCAAGCGGCTAGTTAAACCATTGTTGAACGGTTTGATGTCCAGTTGTATCCCAAATCGTGCATGGACAAAAGCAGGTCCGGAAGATGCCTTGGCAAGCATTATATGCTTCAATGTTTCAAATTTTCAGGGCCTTGATTTCATTGTTGATGGTGGTCCTAGAATTGCTGATCCTTCTACTGTGGTAGATATGACAGGAACAAACCCTACTGTAATTCGTCAGGGAAAGGTAGACATTTTATACCTTCGCCTTTTGACTGTGCATTGTTTAACCCCTCTACTTATCTAGCATATTGAACCATATCATCCATAATGTGTGTCGTTCTGTTCTGTATTTGATTCTACCGCAGAGATCATGCCAATCAGTGTGATCCTGTGAACTCATTTctgtgcatacatttgtttgACGCATTTCCCTCATGATTTAGGGTCCAAAGCTGGATTGGATGGTagcagaagatgaagaagaggatgcacAATCAAAGTTTGCTTTTAAAGCGGTTTGAAAATTTGCTTCGCCTCACCTAGTGTATGGGTTCGCAAATGCCCCAACCGAGGCAACATCTTTTGACTTCATAGGATGTGAGTAGTTAGTATGAACTCGTACGGAACGGACAGTGTGCTGTAAATATGAAGGCGATGTAACTGCGAGATGGCAGAATTTACCCAGCAGCTACCTTTGCTGCAGAATTGGAGAGTTGGGTGCTGATTCTCTTTAACTTGATGCCATGTGCGCCTAGCGATGTTTCCATCCTAGAAGGGGTTTGATCTTTGCTTAAACATGCTAATCCATCCTTCGTCCTTGCTAAAACGCGCAAATTTGGGAGGCATAGCTTCACTCGTGAAGGAACGATGAAAATGGGCAGACGACTGGAAACCAGTGAAACAAGTTCCGGAAAATATTTAAAACTTTGCATATCTATATCCATAGATGTACTTTTGCTGCAGGAATGCACCCTTAAATTTATCATTCTTCGTATGAGTTAATCAAGAACCAGTTTAAACCTAAACTGAAAGGATCCCGTCGCAGTTGTCGTTGTGTCAACCCACGCATCCATCCGATCCGACCATCCCTGACAACCTTGGCTGACGCGGAGGTGGTTGCTTCGTTGCAGCGGCCACGAAACGATCACGCCATGGGCTAGAGCGCCTCTTATCCAAGTTCTCATCGTCAGTCATCACTAATTGATCTTATTCTATCTTTAGGACTTCTATCTTTAGGACTTCTATCTCTAGTAGGACTCGGTGTATTTTTTATTACAACTCATGCGCTACTATCTATTCTAACATCCCCCCTCAATCACAACTTGATTAAGTTGAGATTGTGTTGAAATTCTAAGAATCTTCTTTGAGGTAGCGCCTTAGTGAAGCCATCAGCTAATTGATCTTCCGTAGATATAAATCTGACATCAAGCAGCTTCTTACCAACTCGGTCTCGAACAAAGTGATAATCTATTTCAACATGTTTCATCCGCCCGTGAAAGATAGGGTTCGATGCTAGATACTTGGCCCCCATATTGTCACACCAAAGCCTTGCACTTTTTGGAGATGAAATATTCAACTCGGCTAATACCGATTGCACCCACATGATCTCAGCAGTAGCATCTGCCATTGCTTTGTATTCAGCCTCGGTACTGGATCGAGAGACTGTTTTCTGTTTCTTAGCACACCACGAGATCAAGTTAGGACCAAGAAAAACCGCAAAACCACCTGTAGATTTCCGGTCCTCAGTACACCCCGCCCAATCGGCGTCAGAGAAGGCACTGACCATGATAGAAGGAGACCGCCGAATGTGAAGGCCAACGCCTATGGTGTGCTTAAGAAATCGAAGTATACGCTTGACTGCAGTCCAATGATCAGTTGTTGGTGAATGAAGGTATTGACAAACCTTGTTGACTGAGAACGCAATATCTGGACGGGTAAGTGTGAGGTATTGTAAAGCACCAACAAGACTCCTGTACTTGGTAGCATCTTCAGGTGACAAGGGCTAACCTTCATGTGCCGAGAGTTTCCTGCTGGCAGATAATGGCGTCGGAACTGGTTTACACGAAACCATAGCCGCACGATGCAAGAGATCATTAGTGTACTTTGTCTGTGTAAGAATTATACCAGAAGAACCATAATTGACCTCGATGCCCAAGAAATAGTGCAGAGAACCCATATCTTTCAGTGCAAAGTCATCTTTGAGAGCACGAAGCAGAGCATCAACAGCATACTGAGAAGACCCTGCCActataatgtcatcgacatagacaagaagaaatattgttacCGAGCCCTTGCAAAAATAGAATAATGATATATCTGCCTTGGAcggaagaaaaccaagagaCTGCAATTTATCATTTAATCGAGAGTACCACGCACGAGGCGCTTGTTTCAATCCATATAAAGCCTTGTCCAACTTGCAATGATATGATGGAAACACAGGATCAATAAACCCAGGTGGTTGCTTCATGTATACTTCCTCCTCTAGAATGCCATGAAGGAACGCATTCTGCACATCTAATTGGCGAAGTACCCATCCGTGAGACACTGCAAGAGATAGAATCAACCGAATAGTAGCAGGCTTAACAACTGGACTGAACGTGTCATCATAGTCAATGCCAAGACGCTGCTTGAATCCTTTAGCAACAAGCCGAGCTTTGTGACGATCAATGGAACCATCTGCTTTATATTTCACTTTATAAACCCACTTACAGTCAATTAGGTTACGACCCGCTTGAGGAGGAACCAGATGCCAAGTCTTGTTGCGCATTAATGCATCATACTCAGCTTGCATAGCAGCCTTCCACTCGGGAGAGGACAATGCTTCCTGCAGATTATATGGTTCAGCAGAGGTGGTAAGACACGCATAGCGGATCGTACCATCAGTATAAACCTTCGGCTTGCGAATCCCGTCCTGTAGGCGTGTTCTTGGTGCAGCAACAGGAGGTGGCCCCGGGATGGGATCCGGTGCTGATGTAGAAGAGCCGGGCAGCGGAGTCGAGGTAGATGGCATGGACCTGCCAGCAGCTGCATGTGCTGCGCCGGACGCCGGGTCAGGTGACGATCTTGAAGTAGGTACCCTGACTGCTGTCGGAGACAATGCGGGAGCGCCGCCCGAGGTTGATGCGCCAGCTGTAGGCGCAGGCGCAGCTGACGGATCCACGCCAATCGGAGGCGCTGTCGGCATGCAAACAGATGGAGCTGCGCCAATCAGAGGCACTGTCGGCATGCAGGGAAACTGTGCTGATGGACACGATGGACCATCGACATGGTTCTGTT
The Panicum virgatum strain AP13 chromosome 6N, P.virgatum_v5, whole genome shotgun sequence genome window above contains:
- the LOC120679513 gene encoding uncharacterized protein YciO-like; the protein is MAAADLATTASFSRVSFRGAVRPSPFRLPLSRAHPPGRLRVSSTVVALHKRNPKRLKYAAERQFKREDTGMLRVKVEPSGEDFWKLDPVIDLINRGAFGVIPTDTVYSIVCDLSNNESIERLRRVKGIGDSKPLSILCRSLRDIDTYTTGFPRGTNQGQANIFRAVKRVIPGPYTFILPATKQFPKQCIRHGSSTRYAKRRQVGVRIPDDPICQAILQNLDEPLICTSVKYLSEDEWILDPVIIADLYEPLGLDFIVDGGPRIADPSTVVDMTGTNPTVIRQGKGPKLDWMVAEDEEEDAQSKFAFKAV